From a region of the Salarias fasciatus chromosome 6, fSalaFa1.1, whole genome shotgun sequence genome:
- the vwa11 gene encoding von Willebrand factor A domain-containing protein 7, with the protein MTALLGLALLTAAFSSPTLAFVPIGGGVSTHVSISGTALLQKVTEACQAVAAANGHEFKPTGSSPEELVQACLGPSATGEVSGAKFHTALQEIYTQNGLVDRDFINSAPHHFNSEAFHEGRSLITEGLVAIKANIRKENFKAARENLGRVLHTLQDFYSHSNWVELGYTEPYANLIRPDLPLENLADIDTATCIDCQSGSCVNPILPNILLEKKLTSGYMGIFSPAKPAGKCSHGGAADLTSTRIPKSVLHKDEPGKDSAFFHNTAVNVATAASLQLLEDIRLAAGDNDFLRMMGIARSSVVCFVIDTTGSMADDINEAREVVYEIIDSKKGTQDEPSEYILVPFNDPAFGPMIRTTDADKMKTEISKLKANGGGDLPEMCLSGLQLALTGSPSSSHIYVFTDATAKDIALKDTIVALIRSTKSTVSFFMTGGTKRRRRSVGKASFNDYKDLALASGGQAIQVSKKQLPQATDVILDTSTSALVTILQRARTPGKTETFPFVLDDSLKNVTLYITGSSITFTLTNPSGVTQKQNQASGALGTIRSVGNLWRISLNSNKEAGEWQINIVTSAPYTIKVTGQSTITFIYDFVEKFDGPHPGFAVLSGRPQAGSPATLKLSVMGRKGSSSLTIGEVGLVLVSRPENVTKGVMGDMGNGDILVTVDEVPQGEFVVLLKGVDQVSNSKFQRQSTTQMSVSKVNIQTTVDSSMEPGKNFEVPFSVMTQGSGGSYTIDIRNDRRFAMTYPTKLQLKPGQYANGTLTISPPQDTLSGTDVTVTIEAKSSSGADSNYAVLRLSVMTKITDFIGPRCDVVSVQAADCPADMTQCGPFHWQLSANLTDGNGTGIESLYLHQGTGDFTHSGLSAAVVEAQYNASCCSQVVELIATDQIGNVGKCYHSIARSGGPPSLTLSLPLWLCLLVSALALRL; encoded by the exons CAAGAAATCTACACCCAGAATGGTCTGGTGGACCGCGACTTTATCAACAG TGCTCCACATCACTTCAACTCTGAGGCGTTCCATGAAGGACGATCCCTGATCACCGAGGGCCTGGTGGCCATCAAGGCCAACATTCGCAAGGAGAACTTCAAGGCTGCCAGAGAGAATCTGGGAAGAGTCCTTCACACTCTGCAG GATTTCTACAGCCACAGTAACTGGGTGGAGCTGGGCTACACGGAGCCATACGCCAACCTCATCCGGCCAGACCTCCCTCTGGAAAACCTGGCAG ATATTGATACCGCTACCTGCATCGACTGCCAGTCTGGATCCTGCGTTAATCCAATCCTCCCCAACATCCTGTTGGAGAAGAAACTCACATCGGGTTACATGGGAATTTTCTCTCCTGCCAAGCCTGCAG GAAAGTGCAGCCACGGAGGCGCAGCTGATCTCACCAGCACCAGAATTCCCAAATCAGTCCTGCACAAAGATGAACCTGGCAAAGACAGCGCTTTCTTCCACAATACAGCCGTGAATGTCGCCACAGCTGcgagcctccagctgctggaggacatccGCTTGGCTGCAGGGGACAATGACTTTCTGAG AATGATGGGGATCGCCCGCTCGTCGGTTGTGTGCTTTGTCATCGACACCACCGGCAGTATGGCAGACGACATCAACGAAGCCAGAGAAGTCGTCTATGAAATTATTGACAGCAAGAAAGGAACTCAGGACGAGCCCTCTGAGTACATCCTGGTTCCCTTTAACGACCCAG CTTTCGGTCCAATGATAAGGACGACAGATgctgacaaaatgaaaactgaaatctcTAAACTCAAGGCTAACGGTGGTGGTGACCTACCCGAGATGTGCCTGTCAGGACTTCAG ttggcTCTCACTGGTTCCCCTTCGTCGTCCCACATTTATGTTTTCACTGATGCAACAGCCAAAGATATCGCACTCAAGGACACGATTGTAGCTCTCATCAGGAGCACCAAGTCAACA GTGTCATTCTTCATGACCGGCGGCACCAAGAGGCGTCGTCGGTCCGTTGGGAAAGCAAGTTTCAATGACTACAAAGACTTGGCCCTCGCTTCTGGAGGTCAGGCTATTCAGGTGTCCAAGAAACAGCTTCCGCAGGCCACAGACGTCATCTTGGACACATCAACATCTGCTCTG GTAACAATTCTGCAGCGAGCAAGGACCCCTGGGAAAACAGAGACCTTCCCCTTTGTGTTGGACGACTCTCTGAAAAACGTCACACTCTACATCACAGGAAGCTCCATAACTTTCACCCTGACCAACCCATCGG GTGTTACCCAGAAACAGAATCAGGCCAGCGGTGCCCTGGGGACTATTCGGTCTGTGGGCAATCTGTGGAGAATTTCTCTCAACTCTAACAAGGAGGCGGGAGAATGGCAGATCAACATCGTCACCTCGGCACCATACACAATCAAAGTCACAG GCCAGAGTACCATCACTTTCATCTATGACTTTGTGGAAAAGTTTGATGGACCTCATCCGGGTTTTGCGGTTCTGAGCGGGCGTCCACAAGCAG GAAGCCCGGCCACCTTGAAGCTCTCAGTTATGGGTAGAAAAGGTTCCTCCTCTCTGACTATTGGGGAAGTCGGACTGGTATTAGTGTCCCGTCCTGAAAATGTCACGAAGGGCGTGATGGGAGACATGGGCAACGGAGACATCCTGGTGACAGTTGATGAGGTCCCTCAGGGAGAGTTTGTGGTCCTTCTGAAAGGAGTCGACCAGGTGTCAAACAGCAAATTCCAGAGGCAGTCAACCACTCAGATGTCCGTCTCTAAAGTGAACATCCAG ACGACTGTGGACAGCAGCATGGAGCCTGGAAAGAACTTCGAGGTCCCCTTCAGCGTGATGACCCAGGGCTCTGGCGGTTCATACACCATCGACATTAGGAACGACCGACGCTTCGCCATGACCTACCCAACAAA ACTCCAGCTGAAGCCTGGACAGTATGCTAACGGTACGCTGACGATCAGCCCACCTCAGGACACGCTGTCTGGCACTGACGTCACCGTGACCATTGAGGCCAAGTCGTCCAGCGGCGCCGACTCCAACTATGCGGTCCTCAGACTGTCCGTCATGACCAAG ATTACAGACTTCATCGGGCCGCGGTGCGACGTGGTCAGCGTTCAAGCTGCTGACTGCCCTGCGGACATGACCCAGTGCGGACCTTTCCACTGGCAGCTGTCGGCGAACCTCACCGATGGAAACGGCACCGGGATCGAGAGCCTGTACCTGCACCAGGGCACTGGAGACTTCACACACTCCGGGCTGAGCGCTGCCGTCGTCGAGGCGCAGTACaacgcctcctgctgctcgcaGGTCGTTGAGCTCATTGCCACAGATCAAATCGGAAATGTGGGGAAGTGCTATCACTCTATAGCGCGTTCGGGCGGGCCGCCGTCCCTCACGCTGTCGCTGCCGCTGTGGCTTTGCCTCCTGGTTTCCGCCTTGGCATTGAGGCTTTGA